A part of Rhinoderma darwinii isolate aRhiDar2 chromosome 1, aRhiDar2.hap1, whole genome shotgun sequence genomic DNA contains:
- the LOC142705996 gene encoding gastrula zinc finger protein XlCGF66.1-like: protein MDKDRNEMSRRILDFTLEIIYLLSGEEYTIVKKTSGDCTTPIIHESGGWSSSQSPITEPPPHSRIHEKKILELIYKMTELLTGEVPIRCQDVTVYFSMEEWEYLEGHKDLYEEVMMENYRPRTSQAECKVLPCGTADMTIMWKDVLQVQCEIY, encoded by the exons atggacaaggacaggaatgagatgagcagaagaatattagacttcaccttggagatcatctacctgttgagcggagag gagtacacaatagtgaagaagacatcgggtgactgtacgactcccatcatccatgagtcaggaggatggagcagtagtcagagccccatcacagagcctccccctcactcccggatacatgagaagaagatcttagaactgatctacaagatgactgagctgctgactggagag gttcctataaggtgtcaggatgtcactgtctatttctccatggaggagtgggagtatctagaaggacacaaggatctgtacgaggaggtcatgatggagaactaccggccgcgcacatcacaag CTGAGTGTAAAGTTCTACCATGTGGAACAGCGGACATGACAATCATGTGGAAAGATGTTCTGCAGGTTCAGTGTGAGATCTACTAA
- the LOC142706162 gene encoding oocyte zinc finger protein XlCOF29-like produces MMERMVERRAQRMRRGEVLPKDVCSTRSSRSSSFLIFSSTTLLLLSDPPRMDKDRNEMSRRILDFTLEIIYLLSGEEYTIVKKTSGDCTTPIIHESGGCSSSQSPITEPPPHSRIHEKKILELIYKMTELLTGEVTLLGNSTVTALEVSG; encoded by the exons AtgatggaacgcatggtggagCGCAGGGCGCAGAGAATGCGCAGGGGGGAGGTTTTACCCAAAG acgtctgtagtactagatcctccagatcctccagttttctcatcttctcctccacaacgctccttctcctgagtgacccaccaaggatggacaaggacaggaatgagatgagcagaagaatattagacttcaccttggagatcatctacctgttgagcggagag gagtacacaatagtgaagaagacatcgggtgactgtacgactcccatcatccatgagtcaggaggatgtagcagtagtcagagccccatcacagagcctccccctcactcccggatacatgagaagaagatcttagaactgatctacaagatgactgagctgctgactggagaggtgacactgctgggaaattctacagtaacagcactggaggtgtctgggtaa